The window AATAGATGAGCAAGCTACACAGGGTGAAGCCTTTGTGCAAGAAGACGCGACTAATGAACAGACGGGACAGGTTATTCCTGGGGTAATAATAGGTACTAAGCCTGCTATCGGAAATTCTCAAGATGTGATGGAGTCTGCTGAAGAGAGCCCTTCAGAGCAAACAGAGGGAGCTGAGTCCATAATGCAGGAGAAGAAGGAAGAGGGACCGTCAGGTGGACAGGGCGAGGAAGATGAGAAAACAGATTCTTTGTATGAAAATCATCTTGATGATAATACACTGGTCGAGGCGAGTAAGTCTATAAAAGAAGCTGAAGAGAGTGTACCTGAAGATATGGGGCAATACGATAGTGCTCGTACAGGCATGACTGCGGTACTAAAAAGGATAGGGAAAGTGGCCCAAAAACCTGATTCGGTGCGTCAGAAGGAAATGATTGCTGAAGAAAAGCTAAAAAAAGATGAGAGCTCAAAGGTGCAGCCTTTTCTAGAAAATTCTCTGGAAAACTCTCAGGAATTACCTCAGGAAGTTCAAGAACCCCAGGGTGTGAATGGAAAAGATGCGGTAAAGTCTGAGGGAAAAATGCCTACGCAGGAGGAGGCTCAGCAGGAAAATACTATTGAACAAAGCCGCACGATAAAACCTCCTCCTCTTTTTTTGAAAAGGCCAGATGCTGGAATTCCTTTTGTTGCAGATTTTGCTGAGGAACAAGAAAAAGGACAAAGGAAACCGCAGGGAGAACGACAGGAAAATAAGCAGGATAAGGCAGTGCATAATAAGGTCTCAGAGATTAATTCTGATATCAGCGTAGATAATAGCCCTGTAGCTGGTGTTGATAACGTAGAAAGTAAGACCGGTGGCAGAAACGCGAGTGAAGTAGAGCTAAAAGATACTGTCTTTATACCTCTTGAAGAAAAGACCACAAAAGACCAGGCTCATCACACTGTCAGCAAAGGAGAGACTCTCTGGAAGATTTCTGAGCAATATACTGGAAGTGGCTTTAACTACCCTGATGTGGCCAAGAAAAATAAAATTGCGAACCCTGATTTGATTTACCCTAATCAACAGGTTGAATTGCCTGCCAAGAAATAATTTTTTCCTTCACCCTCACTGAGTCTTCGGTGGGGACTTTCCCTCATTGTACCTGACTAAAAACTACGATTATTGGAGAGCGTCGGGTGTTTTTTTGCCTGAAACTAAGAATTGTTACCGAGAGTGTATAGAGTTGTGATATAGTTATCCTAGTGACCGGAAGTCAGGACTTTTCTTCTGTCATGACGATTCTGTCTTGGAGATCTAGACAGAGAATGTGGAATGTATTTCCTTACCTGATAGGAATAGTTGCTTGAGCAAATGAGGCAATAACCATGAAACGAGCGATAACGGTCGGGTTGCTTGTGTTGGGCAGTGGTTTCTTACTGCTATGGAGCGTGCAACACGATGGGGGGGCTAGTTTTTTTCAGGATTTCGGCTTGGGACTGACTGGGCAAAACACAACCTCTGTTGTGAAGATTCAGCCTGTTGTGCCGCCGGTTATAGAGCTTATTGATAAAGAGCAAGGCTCCCTGAGGACAAGGCCACGAGCAGGTACTGAAGTAGAATCTGTTATGGAACTTGCTATGGAGAAACCTCCCATAGACGAGAGTGATGCTTTACATGTGCCATCGCTACCCTCTTCTTCTTTCTCTTCGATGGGGCTTGCACTGGAAGTCGCTGGGCAGGGAATGCTCACGACAGAGAGCGAATCGGCAAAAAAGGAAAACGATACTGTAGAGGAAAATCAGGAAGAAAAAAGCTATGACCCCGCAATATTAGATACCGTTTTGTGTGCAGAAGAAAAGGCAGATTCACCGGCCTTAAGGGTTCTGCAAATTGGGCGTGAAATGAGTCTGGAGCGGAAAGAAGTGGTTCAGGGGGGGTGTTGGAATTATGTGGATACAGTATATAATCGTGCCGGATATTCCGAAAAAAAACGGCAGGTCGTTTTCCAAGGAGGACGCGAGACAGGGCTGTATGCCGACAGAGAGATGATCCGGCCAGGAGACTGGTTGTTTTATATTAATCACGATTATCGCGAGGCACGGCATAGCGCTATCTTTGTTGATTGGCTTGATTATGAAAAGCAGATAGGGCTGATGCTGAGCTATGGCGGGGAAGGACGAGGTGAACCGGCGAGCTACAGTGCCTATAATCTGAGTCAGGTCTATAATATCATTCGTCCCGTAAAGGAATAGGACTGGGTGGAAAAGGAGGATGGAGCGCCAGTGCCCATCTTTCCAATGTTTTGCTTTGTTGAGCCTATATGGTCAAATTTTATTTTAGCCTTTCGGGCCGAGGCCAATACAACATGAACATGAGCTTGGCCGGTTTTACCGACCATTTTTATATTACACTCCATTCCGGCCCACCGGGCCGGGGCAACAAGATATGAAAGGGGAGGCTTGGTTGGTTTCACCGATCATTTCCATATAAATGAGGAGGTATTAAGTTATGCGTCAATTTGTCATAGATGAGCTGTCTTTTCTTGAGCACGATAACCTGGATAATTATTTGAAACGGACTTTGAAGCCCGGTCCTATGGAGGGAGTTTTTTGGCTTGAACTTCCCAAGGAGCTACTCGCTTTGACGCAGTTGAATCATCCTGATTGTGGTCCTTTCTACTTTTCTATTCTGCTAGAAAAGACAGAGGTTCGCATCGAGTTTCTTGTGCGTAGCTCCAGCAATATACGCTGCTCCTGTATTGACTGGGCAACACCGGAACAGCGTAAGTTTGTCCTTGACTTCATAGATAATATGATCAAGGAAGAGTATATTATGGTGTGAGTTACTCCATAGCCTATACTGGTCGGACTACCAGATGCTCCATGATATACTGGCGGCGATCAGGCGTATTTTTTCCCATATAAAAATTAAGAACCTTGCCGACTTCAGACAGGCTGTCCAGCCGCACGTGCTGAAGTCGCATATCCGGGCCGATGAACTGCTTAAATTCCGGCGGTGATATCTCCCCGAGTCCCTTGAAGCGGGTCACTTCTACGGAAGAGGCGTTGCCTTTCCCCTTCAATTTGTTAATTGCCTTTGCTTTTTCCTGGTCTGAATAGCAATAGATGGTCTGCTTTTTATTTCTGGCCCGAAAAATAGGGGTCTCCAGTATGTAAACATGCCCGAGTTTGATCAAGGGTTCAAAATAATGGAGAAAAAAAGTAAGGAGAAGATTGCGGATATGTAATCCGTCCACGTCCGCATCTGTTGCCATGATAATCTTGTCAAAGCGCAGGTCAGCAATGGAATCCTCAATATTGAGGCTTTGCATCAGAGAGTACATCTCATCATTTTTGTAGAGGATGTCAAGCCGTTGGCCGAATACATTCATCGGCTTTCCCTTGAGGGAAAAAACCGCCTGGGTCATGGGATCACGGGAGGAGACAATAGAGCCCGCAGCAGATTGTCCCTCGGTGATGAAGATCATATTCTCCTGACTTTTTTTCGAGGGCTTTTGCCGGGAAGGGTGGTGTTTGCAGTCTTTGAGCTGGGGGATTTTGAAGGAAATTTTTTTCGCTTTGGCCTTGGCTTCCTTACGAACAGATTGTAATTCCTTGCGGATGCGTTCATTCCGTTGGACCTTGTCCATAAATATTTCTGTACATTCCGGGTGTTTGTACAGATAGGTGGCAACGGCTTTTCGAACCTCGTTAACTATCCATCCTTTGATATCGGTGTTCCCCAGTTTGTTTTTGGTCTGGGACTCAAAAACCGGCTCCTGTACTTTAACAGCAAGGGTACCGACAATCCCATCCCGCACATCCTTTCCTGTGTATTTTTTGTCGGAAAATTCATTGACCCCTTTGAGGATTCCTTCCCGAAAGGCGGAAAGATGGGTTCCTCCCTCAGAGGTATAGGTCCCATTAACAAAGGAATAATAGGTCTCGCTGTAATCGTCTGTGTGGGTAAAGGCGAATTCAAGGGCCGTACCGGAAGATTGGATAGGTGGATAGATTCCTCTGTCACCCAGTTCTTTGCTGAGTAGATCAAGAAGCCCTTTTGCTGAATAATATTTTTTCGTTGCTGGTTGGGAGGTCTCAGTGTCCCTGGCAGATGCCGGTGCATCAAGATAGAGGGTCAAGCCCGCGTTCAGGTAGGCATATCGCCAGAGTCGCTGATCCACGTAGTCCATGTCAAAAGAATAACTGGGAAAGGACTCGGTGTCAGGAAGAAACTCAATCAATGTGCCGTCTTTCTCTTCGGTTTTACCCTCTTCCTCTTCAATCAATGTGCCATGCTCAAAGATTGCTTTTTTAAATTGACCTTCACGAAAGGCGCAGACTGTGAAGTGCTCAGAAAGGGCATTCACCGCCTTGGTGCCAACCCCGTTCAGTCCCACAGAAAATTGAAAGACATCGGTATTGTACTTAGCTCCTGTGTTGATGACGGACACGCATTCAACAACTTTACCCAAGGGGATGCCACGACCATAATCACGAATACGGCAACGTCCGTTTGCATCAATAGAGATATCCACCTGTTTGCCGTATCCCATGATATATTCGTCTACAGCATTATCAATCACCTCTTTCAGGAGGATGTAGATACCATCGTCAGGGTCCGAGCCGTTGCCGAGTCGGCCGATATACATGCCGGGGCGTTTACGGATGTGCTCCAAAGAGCTGAGGGTTTTGATCTTCGATTCGTCGTATTGATGTTCTGACACGTTATTTGTTTTCTTGTTAGGGGTTTGTGGGGTGTCTGTTTTTATCATAGTGCCGGGGCTGGCATATGATAAACAGCAGTTTACTCTATCTGAGGAGAGCAAGTCAAAAGATAGTGACCATATTTTGCGAAGAAATTTCTTTGCAAAAGGAGATGTGGCGTAGGGTGGGTATTTATTTCCTATTGACTTTTTTGGTAAGGATAAAACTTACTCGTTTTGCAGGGTTAGTAAAAAAGAGGTTTTGTTGGGAAGGATTCTTGTTCCTGTTAAAGGAGAGTCATTACAGGAGATTAGAAAAAAGCGATCTGGAGGGAAGGAAAGTGGCATGGATATAGCAAATATAAAAGCGAGACACACGAAGAAAGAAAGTCGAAGCAAGAATAAGTTATAACGGAGAGACAACAGGGTTCTGAATAAATATACTTTATTTTCCCCTTTTTTATATATAACTTAGGGTGCGCAACCCTATCCCCGGCAGGTTTACTCCTCCTTTTTTTTCTGCCGGGGCCTTTTACTCCGCTTGCTTCGCCTGTAAAGTAAGGCTCAACCCTGTGTCTCGGTAGGTTTCTCCTCCTTTTTTCCTGCCGAGACATGTAACTCAGCTGAGTTAATGGGCACAATGCTCAACCTTATGCCCTGGCAGGTTTACTCCTCCTTTTTTTCCTGTCAGGGCATATATCTAAGCTGGTTTTAAAGGGTAAGGTTCAACCCTGTACCTCGGTAGGTTTACTCCTCCTTTTTTTCCTACCGAGGTGCGTACTTCGAGCAATATAAGGTTCAACCCGATACCTCGGTAGGTTTACTCCTCCTTTTTTTCCTGCCGGGGTATTTTTTATAAGTTGGACAGGACACCCCGTTAAGGGGTGTTTTTTTTTGAGGCTCGGCTACAGCATATTTTCAGGATCCACATCAAGCGTCATTCGGACGTCCTTCCCGCAAAACTTTTTTTTATTTTCAAGAAGCAGATCACAGAGGTAGTGAAGAAATTCAGGTGTACCGCTTTTTAGGAGTAATTGCCAACGAAAGCGTTGTCTTATCATGGCTAAGGGGGCAGGAGCTGGGCCCAGGATCTCCACGCTCTGTTCTGTTGTTTTTTGTGCAGTCAGAATAGAACGGAGAAAGGATGCAGCAGCTTTTGCTGTTTTTTGTACGTCAGCTTCCTCTTTGCCGCTGAATCGAATATTGACCAGCCTGCCGAAAGGGGGATACGCCAGAGCTTTCCTTAGGGCGAGTTCCTGGGTATATAATTTTTGATATGCATGGGATTGAGCAAATTCGATGACATAGTGCTGCGGTTGGTGGGTCTGGATGATAACCTTACCCGGATGTTCTCCGCGTCCGGCCCGTCCTGTTACCTGTGCCAGGAGCTGGTAGGAACGTTCAGCGGCCTTATAATCAGGAAGTCCCAGCCCACTGTCTGCCCAAACGATTCCTACAAGGGTCATGGCTGGAAAATGGAGGCCTTTTGCGACCATTTGTGTTCCGACCAGGATATCCACCTCTTGATTGCGTACCTGTTCTAAAATACGCAGATAGGCCTTGCGGTCTCGTGTTGTATCACTATCCAGGCGGACGACTTTTGCATTGGGAAAGACTTGACGGACTTCCTGTTCGATTCGTTCCGACCCTACGCCCAGGCCGATAATCGAGCTGGAACCGCAGTCCGGGCAGATGAGGTTTGGTGTTGTTGAGTAGCCGCAGTAATGGCAGAGCAGGCGATTATCCTTGTGATGAAGAGTGAGGGAAACCTTGCAGTGGCGGCACTGAATAATGTGACCACAGTCTCGGCAGAGCATAAAGGCGGCATAGCCGCGCCGATTGACAAAAAGCAGGCTTTGTTGCCGCTTTTCCAAATTTTGTGCTAAGGCGCTGAGGAGTTGTTCTGAAAAGAAACTGCTTTGAGGAGATTGTTTTTTATCCCGAAGGTCAATAATGCGTACTTCGGGCATGGCCTGATCATGTACCCGCTTGGTCATGCTCAGGAGACGGTATTTCCCCTGTTCCGCATGATAAAAACTGGTTACAGAAGGCGTTGCCGAGGCAAGGAGGATCGGGCACTCGGCGAATTTTGCTCGTAACACGGCCAGATCTCGTCCGTTATAACGGAGTCCGTCGTCCTGTTTATAGGCAGGCTCATGTTCCTCATCCACAATAATCAGACCCGGTTTAGCGAGTGGGGCAAAGACGGCAGAGCGGGCCCCTATGACAATCCGTACTTTACCCTGAAGAATTCGCTGCCATTGATCAAAGCGTTCTCCCTTTGCAATACCGCTGTGGAGTATGGCCAGGATGTCACCAAAACGGGAATAAAAGTGACCTTCCAGTTGCGAGGAAAGGGCTATCTCCGGTACCAAGATGAGAACTGATTTCCCGGCCTTGAGGCAATGTTCCGTTGCCCGCAGGTACACCTCTGTTTTGCCACAACCGGTCACACCGTGCAGGAGAAAGGGTTGAAAGCCTCCCTTGTCCAGCGCCTCCTTGAGCGTTCCGATAACTTGCTGTTGTTCCAGAGTGAGAGTCTCTGGCTGAGGAAAAAAAGGAGGCACCTTGCCAAAGGGGTCTCGATAGACACGCTGTTCCTCAAGGCTGATCAGGCCAGCATCCGCCAGGCTATGCAGTGCCTGACCTGCGCCGGAATATTGCCGGGTCAGCTCAGAACGGGGAAGAACAGGTGAACCCTTGCAATGTTGGAAAAAAAGCTCCAGGGTTTTCCGCTCAGATTTTTTCAATTCCTCTTGTATCCCTAAGGGGAGGGGGAGTGTAGTCGTTGTTTGCTTCTTTTTCTCAGGTATTTCTATTGATTGGTAGAGGGGGAGGGCTTCTTGAAGTTTGGAGTTCAATCTGACCACGGTTTCTTTTTTGGCCTTGATTGCCGAGTTGACAAGTACCTCCTTTATTTCTATCCATCCCTCGGTCTGCCATGTTCGGAGCAAGCGCTGCATGGCAGGTTTGGTTCGTATGGCCTTGGTCGTTCCCGGTTGGATTGCGCCCTTGGCGAGTAAGCGGTCCATCCATGCGGCGCGTTTTTTTACTGTGGTAAGCGCGACCGGTAGTTGCTGACGACCTGTTTCTGTCAGGATAATTTCGTAACCAGAGCCCGCTCGGAGGCCGGAGGGCAGGGCGGTTTGAATGACCTCACCGAGGGGATAATGGTAATAGGCCGCGAGCCAACGAAAAAAGGGAATGAGCTGTTCCGGAAAAAGAGGCGCCGTATCAAGCCGTTCGGCAAGAGCTTTGATTGGGTACGAGAGCTCAGGAGGAGTGTTGGATGAGGAGATAATATAACCGGTAACGAGACGGTTACGGAGGGGGACTAAGACTCGTATCCCGAGAGGTACAACCTCTCTTTCCTCAGGTGGTTGTGTGTAGGTAAGGGTGTCGAAAAGAGGAGCGGCGACAGCAACTTCATAATAGGTCATAGTGGCTGTCGCCGAAAGACAGTTTCTTTATTGTTTTTTGCAGCCGCAGATAGTGCTGATATGATCCCGTAAGGGTTCGCCCAGGGCAGGGTGATCAAGGGCTATGTCAATAATAGCTTTGAGGTAGCCCAGCTTATCGCCAGCATCATACCGTTTTCCTTCAAACTCATAGGCATACATGCCACGTTTGTTGGAGACAGCTTGGAGAGCATCAGTGAGTTGAATTTCCCCGCCGTGGCCAGGTGTGGTTCTGCTCAGGGCCTCAAAAATTTCCGGCATGAGGAGATATCTTCCGATAATAGCCATATCAGAGTTAGAGGTTCCAGGCGCTGGTTTTTCTACCATCCGGTCGACCTTAAAGGTACGGTCAAGGTCGGTTTCCTGCCCTTCAACAATACCGTATTGATAGGTCTGATCCATAGGGACACGCTGGATAGCGACGATGGACTCTTTAACTTTTTCGTAAAGATCTATCATTTGGCGGCAGCATGGGGTCTGGCTGCGAACTAGGTCATCGCCCAGAAGGACCAGGAAAGGTTCATCTCCCACAACTTTGCGTGCCATCCAGATAGCATGCCCCAAACCAAGCGGCTCTTTCTGGCGAACTGAAACGATATCAATGAGTGAGGAGGTCAGGCTAAGCTCTTCACGCAATGCATGCTTGTTTTTTTCCTTCAGGATAGTGTCCAGCTCGTAATTATAGTCAAAATGATTTTCTATGGCAGACTTTCCTGCTGAAGTAATCAGAATGACCTCTTCGATACCCGATGCCACCACCTCTTCGACTATGTATTGGATCGTCGGGCGATCAACAATGGTGAGCATCTCTTTCGGAATTGCCTTGGTTGCCGGTAGAAATCTGGTGCCGAGCCCGGCAACAGGAATAACAGCCTTGCGAACTTTCTTCATGTTTCTCCTATAAGTTGGACAGGGGAGGCCCTTTTCATTTTTCACTGGATAACGGAAAAGAGTGTTGAGTAATTACCGTTCAAATTATAACAATCTCGCTTTTTCTTCAAGGCGAACTTCTTTCTTTCTGCGCAGGATTCGCTGCAACTAAGAGATGAATATATATAATTGGGAGATGATTTTTTTTCATATCCTGGTATGATGACGAACAAATGCTGTGAGAATTTAGGGATGCCCCCTGGTAATTTGTTGCATAGTTGATAAGGTACTTCAGTTCGAGACCTTACCCCGACAGGGGGAGACGGTTTATTATTCTTTATATACAAGAAAAGTGAGGAGAAACCATGAAGGAGACATTATCTGTAGGCATGATTGGCGGAGGCCAGATGGGGGAGGCCCTGATTCGCGGCATGATAGAGTCGGGGGTGGCAGAGCCTGGTAATATTACTGTTGCTGAGCCTATGGCGCGGCGACGAGAATATCTTGAAAATACCTATAAGGTAAAGGCTGTAGAAACACCTGCCGAGGTTACTGAGAAGAGCCGCGTTATCATCCTGGCCATAAAACCGCAAATCATGGAGCCGGTGCTTCGCCAGTACTGTGCCCATCTCACCGGGGATCATTTACTTCTTTCTATTGCTGCCGGGATTCCTCTTGCCTTTATTGAGCAGATTGCCGGTACGAATATGCGGATTATCCGGGTCATGCCTAACACACCTGCCTTGGTCTTGGCTGGAGCCTCTGCTATGAGTGGTAATGAGAATATCAAGCAGGAGGATATGGAAATTGCTCAGCAAATTTTCTCGGCAGTGGGCACGTGCATTGAAGTTCCTGAAAATCTCCTTAATGCTGTGACTGGTCTGAGCGGTTCTGGACCAGGCTATGTGTTCACCTTTCTTGAGGCCATGATTGACGGAGGCGTTCTGGCAGGGCTTCCGCGTTCTGTGGCTGAGCAACTGGCTACCCAGACCCTGTATGGATCAGCAAAGCTTGCCTTGGAAACCCGCGAGCCCGCAGCTGTCTTGAAAGGGAAAGTCACTTCTCCTGGCGGAACAACGATAACAGGAATTCAGGCCCTGGAAGAGGGAGGATTGCGCGGCACGGTCATGACTGCTGTGGAGGCGGCCACTGAACGTTCCCGGTTCTTAGGGCAATAATTGTTCGACACGGACTGAACGGAAAAAATATGCATATTCGCTATGCCGGGATCATTACCCGCAAAGATTCACCCAATGTCCTCCGGGTGGGGCAAGACCTGGCAGAATGGTATCGAAAACGCTCGATAAAGGCGGAGCTGGATCAGATTGATCCGGAAATGGATATGCTGACCATCCTGGGCGGCGACGGAACCTTGCTGCATGTGGCGGATCAGGCAGCACGGTATGGCATTCCGGTGGTGGGCATCAACCTCGGCAATCTTGGTTTTTTGACGGAAGTCGCTGCCGAGGAGATGTACCAGGCCCTTGATGAGATCCTGCTCAGCGGGGTAACCATTGAGGAGCGGATGATGCTCCGGGCTGAGCTGCTGTATGAGAACGGCGAGTCTGCCGGAAAGACCCTGTTTGCCCTCAATGAGGTAGTTATTGTCAAGAGCAGCACCGAGCCGATGATGCGTCTGGGTTGCTGGGCGGATCGGGAGTATATCACTACCTATAAGGCGGACGGCCTGATCGTCTCCACTCCCACAGGTTCCACGGCCTATAATCTCTCAGCGGGTGGTCCCATCGCCCATGCCGAACTCCGTACCCTGCTTGTTACGCCGATTTGTCCTTTTATGCTCGAATCCCGGCCAGTTCTCCTCTCCCCGAGAACCCGGGTGACGGCGCAATTGGCTCCCCCCTCAACTAATGTCAAGGTTATGGTGGATGGCCGCCTGGGGTGGACCATGCGAGCCAACGATTTCCTTTCCATTGAAGCGGCTGTTAAACCGCTGCGTCTGATAAGTTCCCCGCATAAGGGGTATTTCGATATTCTTCGTAATAAACTGAACTGGGGCGGACGCGACCCCGGCTATCCCCTGCCTGAGGCTCTTATGGCCTAGGATTGTTATTGTTGCAAAGCTCCGGGTCTGATACTCCGTTGCTTGCGCATAACCTCAGAACGATTTTTTTTTCTTTTTTTCTTAATATCCCGCCCCTTGGGGCGGGGTAATGTATTCAGCTTCTCGGGATTTTTGCTGTCTAACCCCTCGCAATATTTTTTATATTTCTCAAGAACTCTCTCTTAGGAGGAACAGGATGATTCGACCGACTCTTTCCGCAATTAAGGCTTTGGAGATTCTCGACTCACGTGGTTTTCCCACGGTGCGGGTCAGTGTTGAACTCAGCGATGGGACCAAGGCCTCTGCCTCGGTGCCTTCCGGTGCCAGTACCGGAGAAAATGAGGCTGTTGAGCTACGCGACCAGGATACGAAGCGCTACCTTGGCAAAGGCGTGCTCCAGGCTGTGGCCAATGTCCGTCAGCTCATCGCACCGGCCCTGATCGGGATGGACCCCTTTGATCAGACCCTGATTGATGGACAGATGACTGCCCTGGATGGGACCAGGAATAAATCAAAGCTCGGAGCCAATGCCATCCTCGGTGTATCTATGGCTGTGGCCAAGGTAGCAGCCAAGGCCGCGCATCTTCCCCTGTATCGCTATCTGGGCGGGACAGGAGCACGTCGTATGCCGGTTCCCTGTATGAATATCGTGAACGGTGGTGCTCATGCCGATAATAGCGTAGACTTCCAGGAATTCATGGCCGTGCCTGTTGGCGCCCCCAGCTTTCGTGAAGGCCTGCGTGCCATTGCCGAGACCTTCCATGTGCTCAAGGGCATCCTGAATAAACGGGGCTTGTCCACCGGTATTGGCGATGAAGGCGGTTTTGCCCCGGATTTTTTCAGTAATGAGGATGCCATCGAGACCATCATCCAGGCCATTGAGCAGGCTGGTTATAAGCCTGGAGAGGACATCTCTCTGGCCCTGGACAGTGCAGCCTCCTCTTTTGCCCTTGAGGAGAACGGTAAGTATGACCTGAATCGGTCTGGAGCCGGTAAGATGGATAGAGGCCAACTCATTGAGCTGGCAGGCTCATGGATTGAAAAATACCCCATCATCTCCTGGGAAGATCCCCTGGCCGAGCATGATTGGGAGGGTTTTCAGCAATTCACAGCTCAGTACGGGGATAAGATAGAGGTGGTGGGTGATGATATCTTTGTCACTAATACCGAGTACATTGCCAGGGGAATTAAGGAAGGGTCAGCTAATTCCGTCCTGATCAAGCTCAACCAGATCGGCACGGTGACCGAGACCATTGAGGCCATTCGCATGTGCCGGGAAGCGGGCTGGCGTTATTTCCTTTCTCATCGTTCCGGGGAAACCGAGGATACCTTTCTGGCGGACTTTTCCGTGGCAATGGATGGGGGGCATCTCAAGAGTGGTTCGGCCAGCCGCAGTGAGCGTATTGCCAAGTATAACCGACTGCTGGAGATTGAGCAGGAGTTGGGAAGCACGGCTATGTATTATTGGTGAGACAGCTGGTTGACTGTTTGTGGTCGGATAGGTAACAGCTTGCTGTCTCGTGATAATTCGGTATAATAGAGGGAGCGGGGGTTGGTTTAGATATCACGTAGTAGGAGAAAGAAAGGTGGAGGTAGCGTATAATGACGACCGCAGAGCTGATTTATCGAAAGGCGAAGGGTTTGACTGAACTTGAAGCAAAAGAGGTTTTGGATTTTGTTGAGTTTCTTAAAGGTAAAGCCAAACAGCAACGTATTGCAGAGCTGAAGATAGGAGGAGAACAAAGGAGGGATAAAAAAGTCGATATGAAAGAACTGGACCAGTTCGGTTCGGTTTATGACGGAGATTTCGACCGGGATGCCTGCTATGACAGAACTGAGCTTTGCTGATACGAACATAATTCTGTATACCGTCGGTAAAGACAGTGAAAAGAAGGCGGTTGCCCGAAACGTGTTATCGACAAACCCTGTGATAAGTGTGCAAGTCATTAACGAGGCGGTGAATGTATGCCTGCGCCGTTTCTCCTTTCCCCCGGAACGAGCTTATGCCTTTGCCGATATCATCATGCGCGGGACAGATGTGAGGGCGATTGATGAAGCGACTGTACGCAAAAGCGCGGATATTGCTCTTCGATACAGATTTTCCAATTGGGATTCCCTGATTGTCGCGGCAGCGCTTCTTGCGGACTGCACAGTTCTCTATTCAGAAGATATGCAGCACGGGCAGGTTCTTGAAGGTAGGATGACCATTGTTAATCCTTTTTTGTAAGCCGCAGCCCACCACGGCATGCCGTGTCTTTACACTCCACCCACGCATTCCTGCAAGGCAGTCTGGGCTATTGCCAGTTCGTCCGGCTGACGGAGTTGGGTGAAAATGTCCACAGCGCGGTGGGCATAGTCCAGTCCTTCCTTGGGCCTGCCCTGCCGGGCCAAGGCTTTTGCAATGCGACGGTAATTTGCACCAACTAGTACCTGTCGACCGATTTGTTCCGCCATCTCCAGTGACTGTCGTGCCAGTTCTTCAGCTTGGGGCCAGTCCTCTTGCTTAAAGGCAAA is drawn from Candidatus Electrothrix aestuarii and contains these coding sequences:
- a CDS encoding NAD(+)/NADH kinase, with the translated sequence MHIRYAGIITRKDSPNVLRVGQDLAEWYRKRSIKAELDQIDPEMDMLTILGGDGTLLHVADQAARYGIPVVGINLGNLGFLTEVAAEEMYQALDEILLSGVTIEERMMLRAELLYENGESAGKTLFALNEVVIVKSSTEPMMRLGCWADREYITTYKADGLIVSTPTGSTAYNLSAGGPIAHAELRTLLVTPICPFMLESRPVLLSPRTRVTAQLAPPSTNVKVMVDGRLGWTMRANDFLSIEAAVKPLRLISSPHKGYFDILRNKLNWGGRDPGYPLPEALMA
- the eno gene encoding phosphopyruvate hydratase; amino-acid sequence: MIRPTLSAIKALEILDSRGFPTVRVSVELSDGTKASASVPSGASTGENEAVELRDQDTKRYLGKGVLQAVANVRQLIAPALIGMDPFDQTLIDGQMTALDGTRNKSKLGANAILGVSMAVAKVAAKAAHLPLYRYLGGTGARRMPVPCMNIVNGGAHADNSVDFQEFMAVPVGAPSFREGLRAIAETFHVLKGILNKRGLSTGIGDEGGFAPDFFSNEDAIETIIQAIEQAGYKPGEDISLALDSAASSFALEENGKYDLNRSGAGKMDRGQLIELAGSWIEKYPIISWEDPLAEHDWEGFQQFTAQYGDKIEVVGDDIFVTNTEYIARGIKEGSANSVLIKLNQIGTVTETIEAIRMCREAGWRYFLSHRSGETEDTFLADFSVAMDGGHLKSGSASRSERIAKYNRLLEIEQELGSTAMYYW
- a CDS encoding PIN domain-containing protein, with amino-acid sequence MTELSFADTNIILYTVGKDSEKKAVARNVLSTNPVISVQVINEAVNVCLRRFSFPPERAYAFADIIMRGTDVRAIDEATVRKSADIALRYRFSNWDSLIVAAALLADCTVLYSEDMQHGQVLEGRMTIVNPFL